From one Triticum aestivum cultivar Chinese Spring chromosome 4B, IWGSC CS RefSeq v2.1, whole genome shotgun sequence genomic stretch:
- the LOC123090749 gene encoding oxalate oxidase 2-like, which produces MGYSKTPAVCLFAMLFLAPSVLATDPDPLQDFCVADLDGKAVSVNGHTCKPMSEAGDDFLFSSKLAKAGNTSTPNGSAVTELDVAEWPGTNTLGVSMNRVDFAPGGTNPPHIHPRATEIGIVMKGELLVGILGSLDSGNKLYSRVVRAGETFLIPRGLMHFQFNVGKTEASMVVSFNSQNPGIVFVPLTLFGSNPPIPTPVLTKALRVETGVVELLKSKFAAGF; this is translated from the coding sequence ATGGGGTACtccaaaactccagcagtttgcCTGTTCGCCATGCTATTCCTAGCTCCGTCCGTCTTGGCCACCGACCCTGACCCTCTCCAGGACTTCTGCGTCGCCGACCTCGACGGCAAGGCGGTCTCGGTGAACGGGCACACGTGCAAGCCCATGTCGGAGGCCGGCGACGACTTCCTCTTCTCGTCCAAGCTGGCCAAGGCCGGCAACACATCGACCCCAAACGGTTCGGCTGTGACGGAGCTCGACGTGGCCGAGTGGCCCGGTACGAACACGCTGGGCGTGTCGATGAACCGCGTGGACTTCGCGCCGGGGGGCACCAACCCGCCGCACATCCACCCCCGCGCCACCGAGATCGGCATCGTGATGAAAGGTGAGCTCCTTGTTGGAATCCTCGGCAGCCTTGACTCTGGGAACAAGCTCTACTCCAGGGTGGTGCGCGCCGGAGAGACGTTCCTCATCCCGCGGGGCCTCATGCACTTCCAGTTCAATGTCGGGAAGACCGAGGCCTCCATGGTCGTCTCCTTCAACAGCCAGAACCCCGGCATCGTCTTCGTGCCACTCACGCTCTTCGGCTCCAATCCACCCATCCCAACGCCGGTGCTCACCAAGGCACTCCGGGTGGAGACCGGGGTCGTGGAACTTCTCAAGTCCAAGTTCGCCGCTGGGTTTTAA